A genomic stretch from Falco cherrug isolate bFalChe1 chromosome 1, bFalChe1.pri, whole genome shotgun sequence includes:
- the BST1 gene encoding ADP-ribosyl cyclase/cyclic ADP-ribose hydrolase 2, translating into MMKSLFLSVLLVSVLFMNSSEVQGKKWKGEGTTLNLENIVIGRCYDYIRIVNPAVGEKNCSEIWEAFKNAFINKDPCSILPKDYELFINLSLHEIPPNKSLFWENNQLLVNSFAGRGRRYMSLADTLFGFFGDFLNWCGQENSAALDYESCPTTEECENNAVESFWRMASITYAQHSSGVIHVLLNGSAAGGAYPDPGFFADYEIPNLQKDKISQIVIWVVDDIEGPDIESCGTHSVKILENRLKTLGYDVTCTDNYKSVMLLLCLDYPDDSKCTLSSSAPAAQRGPVSSDRRGSWNKLMIVSFVGFLFRFALVY; encoded by the exons ATGatgaaaagcctttttctgtctgtcttgctAGTCTCTGTACTGTTTATGAACAGCTCAGAAGtgcagggaaagaaatggaaaggcGAAGGTACAACGCTAAACCTGGAAAATATTGTCATCGGAAGATGCTATGACTATATTAGAATTGTGAATCCTGCTGTTGG TGAGAAGAATTGTTCAGAGATATGGGAAGcgtttaaaaatgcatttattaacAAGGATCCTTGCAGCATTCTACCTAAGGACTATGAATTATTTATCAACCTGTCATTGCACGAAATTCCACCTAACAAG tctCTCTTCTGGGAAAATAATCAGCTGCTAGTCAATAGCTTTGCTGGCAGAGGCCGTCGCTACATGTCTCTGGCTGATACTCTGTTTGGCTTCTTTGGAGATTTTCTAAACTGGTGTGGGCAGGAAAACAGCGCTG CACTGGACTATGAATCCTGCCCTACCACAGAGGAATGTGAAAACAATGCAGTGGAATCTTTCTGGAGAATGGCCTCAATCACT TATGCACAGCACAGTTCTGGGGTGATACATGTATTGTTGAATggttctgcagctggaggagcctATCCAGACCCAGG TTTTTTTGCAGATTATGAAATACCTAATCTCCAGAAAGACAAAATCTCACAAATTGTCATCTGGGTTGTGGATGATATTGAAGGACCAGATAT AGAATCCTGTGGAACTCATAGTGTAAAGATACTAGAAAACAGGCTGAAAACCCTTGGTTATGACGTCACCTGCACTGACAATTACAA GTCTGTAATGCTCTTACTCTGCCTGGATTATCCTGATGATTCTAAGTGTACCCTTTCATC atctgcaccagcagcacaaagaGGACCTGTATCTTCAGACAGAAGAGGCAGCTGGAACAAGCTCATGATTGTTTCTTTTGTAGGCTTTTTGTTCAGATTTGCTTTAGTGTACTAA